Proteins found in one Thermaerobacter subterraneus DSM 13965 genomic segment:
- a CDS encoding PrkA family serine protein kinase, translated as MGTNLHELLRRHREEEARLRWEGTFAEYLDIVRRRPEVARLSHARLFDMLRAAGVTEAEEGGDGERRPRQIHFFDGQLFGLEEPLNQLYDYLESAARRLEVRKRILLLMGPVGGGKSTIVTLLKRGLERYTRTEEGAVYALKGCPMHEEPLHLIPDSLRPQVSEELGVHIEGSLCPVCRYRLEEEYGGDIERFPVQRIVFSEAERVGIGTFTPSDEKSQDIAELVGSIDLSTVGEYGTESHPLAYRFDGELNVANRGLMEFVELLKAQTEFLYALLTLSQEQSIKTGRFAMIYADEVVIGHTNEAEYQAFVKNERNEALIDRMILIKVPYNLRLSEEVKIYRKLLAESDLQGVHVAPHTLEVAAMFAILTRLEPPRHPNLTLMKKLRLYDGQPVEGFSPRDVREMREAAEREGMTGVSPRFVINCLSSAVIRAENRCLGPLNALRALRDGLDHHTGLTREQRERYLNLIHETRREYDEIAKNEVNRAFVYSFEETARNLFNNYLDHIEAFCNKTKLRDPLTEEERDPDEKLMRSIEEQIGVPESAKKAFREEILLRLSALARRGQKFDYTSHDRLREAIEKKLFSDLRNVVKITTSAAHPDEEQLKRINQVVQRLCDRQGYCPACANEVVRYVGQLLGR; from the coding sequence ATGGGGACGAACCTGCACGAGCTCCTCCGCCGCCACCGGGAAGAGGAGGCCCGCCTGCGCTGGGAGGGGACCTTTGCCGAGTACCTGGACATCGTGCGCCGGCGGCCGGAGGTCGCCCGCCTGAGCCACGCCCGGCTCTTCGACATGCTGCGGGCGGCGGGGGTGACGGAGGCGGAAGAGGGCGGCGACGGCGAGCGGCGGCCGCGGCAGATCCACTTCTTCGACGGCCAGCTCTTCGGCCTGGAGGAACCGCTCAACCAGCTCTACGACTACCTGGAGTCCGCGGCCCGGCGGCTGGAGGTGCGCAAGCGCATCCTGCTCCTCATGGGGCCCGTGGGCGGCGGCAAATCGACCATCGTCACCCTGCTCAAGCGCGGGCTGGAGCGCTATACCCGCACGGAAGAGGGGGCGGTCTACGCCCTCAAGGGTTGCCCCATGCACGAGGAGCCGCTGCACCTGATCCCCGACTCCCTGCGGCCCCAGGTCAGCGAGGAACTGGGCGTGCACATCGAGGGCAGCCTGTGCCCCGTCTGCCGCTACCGGCTGGAGGAGGAGTACGGCGGGGACATCGAGCGCTTCCCCGTCCAGCGCATCGTCTTCTCCGAGGCGGAGCGGGTGGGCATCGGCACCTTCACCCCGTCCGACGAGAAGTCCCAGGACATCGCCGAGCTGGTGGGGTCCATCGACCTCAGCACGGTGGGCGAGTACGGCACCGAGTCCCATCCTCTGGCCTACCGGTTCGACGGCGAGCTCAACGTGGCGAACCGGGGCCTGATGGAGTTCGTGGAACTGCTCAAGGCCCAGACGGAGTTCCTCTACGCCCTTCTTACCCTCTCCCAGGAGCAGTCCATCAAGACCGGCCGCTTCGCCATGATCTACGCCGACGAGGTGGTGATCGGCCACACCAACGAGGCGGAGTACCAGGCCTTCGTCAAGAACGAGCGCAACGAGGCCTTGATCGACCGGATGATCCTGATCAAGGTGCCCTACAACCTGCGCCTGTCGGAGGAGGTGAAGATCTACCGCAAGCTCCTGGCGGAGAGCGACCTCCAGGGCGTGCACGTCGCGCCCCACACCCTGGAGGTGGCGGCCATGTTCGCCATCCTGACGCGCCTGGAACCGCCCAGGCACCCCAACCTGACCCTGATGAAGAAGCTGCGCCTGTACGACGGCCAGCCGGTGGAAGGATTCAGCCCGCGGGACGTGCGGGAGATGCGGGAGGCGGCCGAGCGGGAGGGCATGACCGGCGTCTCCCCCCGCTTCGTGATCAACTGCCTGTCCAGCGCCGTGATCCGGGCGGAGAACCGTTGCCTGGGGCCCCTGAACGCCCTGCGCGCCCTGCGGGATGGGCTGGATCACCACACGGGGCTTACGCGGGAGCAGCGGGAGCGCTACCTCAACCTGATCCACGAGACCCGGCGCGAGTACGACGAGATCGCCAAGAACGAGGTGAACCGGGCCTTTGTCTACTCCTTCGAGGAGACGGCCCGCAACCTCTTCAACAACTACCTCGACCATATCGAAGCCTTCTGCAACAAGACGAAGCTGCGCGATCCCCTCACCGAGGAGGAGCGGGATCCCGACGAGAAGCTGATGCGTTCCATCGAAGAGCAGATCGGCGTCCCCGAGAGCGCCAAGAAGGCCTTCCGGGAGGAGATCCTGCTGCGGTTGTCGGCGCTGGCCCGGCGCGGGCAGAAGTTCGACTACACCTCCCACGACCGGCTGCGGGAGGCCATCGAGAAGAAGCTCTTCAGCGACCTGCGCAACGTGGTGAAGATCACCACTTCGGCTGCCCACCCCGACGAGGAGCAGCTCAAGCGGATCAACCAGGTGGTCCAGCGGCTGTGCGACCGCCAGGGCTACTGCCCGGCTTGCGCCAACGAGGTGGTTCGCTATGTCGGACAGCTGCTGGGCCGGTGA
- a CDS encoding SpoVR family protein, giving the protein MSRPGVTASGPGAEGLLPHLERIWAVARDLGFDPLPTHFEVVPAPVVYEVAAYGLPGRFTHWSHGKAYHLLKTRHDYGLHRIYELVIHADPCQAFLLESNSLFENLFVAAHVAGHADFFHHNVFFRRAGREMAGLAAVHAERVRRYEYDHGVEAVERVLDAALALEPHADPWLAEEQEIPPLRPEEPFEDVLLFIQHHAPHLEDWERDLLAMVRAERLYFWPQIRTKVMNEGWACIAHSRILRRLDLPDGDYTEFARLHAAIQASSPFAFNPYAVGYHTWERILATRGWDEARFILETEDDVAFLRNHLDRQVAEACDLYIYARQGDQWVIVEDDWARVRDLLVLSRVRGGFPLIAVVDGDYRGRGELLLRHIFDGRELDLDEARQALALVERLWRRPVHLETRAGGHDVVLSVPGGDKG; this is encoded by the coding sequence ATGAGCCGTCCCGGCGTCACCGCCTCGGGCCCCGGGGCCGAGGGGCTCCTGCCCCACCTGGAGCGCATCTGGGCCGTGGCCCGGGACCTGGGGTTCGACCCCCTGCCCACCCACTTCGAGGTGGTGCCGGCCCCCGTGGTCTACGAGGTGGCGGCCTACGGCCTGCCCGGCCGCTTCACCCACTGGAGCCACGGCAAGGCGTACCACTTGCTGAAGACCCGGCACGACTACGGTCTGCACCGCATCTACGAGCTGGTGATCCACGCCGACCCCTGCCAGGCGTTCCTGCTGGAGAGCAACAGCCTGTTCGAGAACCTGTTCGTGGCCGCCCACGTGGCCGGCCATGCCGACTTCTTCCACCACAACGTGTTCTTCCGCCGGGCGGGCCGCGAGATGGCGGGCCTGGCGGCCGTCCACGCCGAGCGGGTGCGCCGCTACGAGTACGATCACGGGGTCGAGGCGGTGGAGCGGGTGCTGGACGCCGCCCTGGCCCTGGAGCCCCACGCCGACCCGTGGCTGGCAGAGGAGCAGGAGATCCCGCCCCTGCGCCCCGAGGAGCCCTTTGAGGACGTGCTGCTGTTCATCCAGCACCACGCGCCCCACCTGGAGGACTGGGAGCGGGACCTTTTGGCCATGGTGCGCGCCGAGCGGCTCTACTTCTGGCCCCAGATCCGGACCAAGGTGATGAACGAGGGCTGGGCCTGCATCGCCCACAGCCGCATCCTGCGCCGGCTGGACCTGCCCGACGGCGACTACACCGAGTTCGCCCGGCTCCACGCGGCCATCCAGGCCTCCTCCCCCTTCGCGTTCAATCCCTACGCCGTGGGCTACCACACCTGGGAGCGGATCCTGGCCACCCGGGGCTGGGACGAGGCCCGGTTCATCCTGGAAACCGAGGACGACGTGGCCTTCCTGCGCAACCACCTGGACCGCCAGGTGGCCGAAGCCTGCGACCTGTACATTTACGCCCGCCAGGGCGACCAGTGGGTGATCGTGGAGGACGACTGGGCCCGGGTGCGGGACCTTTTGGTCTTGAGCCGCGTCCGCGGCGGGTTCCCGCTCATCGCCGTGGTGGACGGCGACTACCGGGGCCGGGGTGAGCTGCTTCTGCGGCATATCTTCGACGGCCGCGAGCTGGACCTGGATGAGGCCCGCCAGGCGCTGGCCCTGGTGGAGCGCCTGTGGCGGCGCCCCGTCCACCTGGAGACCCGGGCCGGCGGGCACGACGTGGTCCTGTCGGTGCCCGGGGGAGACAAGGGGTGA